In a genomic window of Magnolia sinica isolate HGM2019 chromosome 14, MsV1, whole genome shotgun sequence:
- the LOC131226253 gene encoding uncharacterized protein LOC131226253, with amino-acid sequence MASTWILTVVMVLDLMALALAVAAELKRNTATIHVDAGMNYLYCVYGSDISSGFGVGAFLILMASQVLVMVWTRCFCCGKGVWAQGVKSWPLVLFITCWVVFLTAEAFLLFGSLRNAYHTKYRTIFALDPPNCKTLRKGVFGAAAVFIFFTIILTKLYYVFYSKANDMGLDSDEVIGPYEKIDSAPSMQVSDEVMGPYEKIDSAPSTQEKIDSALSMQDSDEVMGPFKKIDSAPSTQEKINAAC; translated from the exons aTGGCGTCAACTTGGATTTTGACGGTGGTGATGGTGTTGGATCTGATGGCGTTGGCTCTCGCAGTTGCAGCCGAGCTGAAGAGGAACACG GCTACAATCCACGTGGATGCAGGAATGAACTACTTGTACTGTGTGTATGGGTCTGACATTTCGAGCGGCTTTGGGGTGGGAGCTTTTCTAATCCTTATGGCTAGCCAGGTGCTTGTAATGGTGTGGACAAGGTGCTTCTGCTGTGGTAAGGGTGTGTGGGCCCAAGGTGTGAAATCATGGCCCCTTGTGCTCTTCATCACTTGCTG GGTCGTGTTTCTCACTGCCGAGGCGTTCTTGCTGTTTGGTTCTTTGAGAAATGCCTACCACACCAAGTACAGGACCATTTTTGCACTCGATCCTCCTAACTGCAAGACATTGAGGAAGGGCGTTTTCGGAGCAGCAGCGGTCTTTATCTTCTTCACCATCATACTCACCAAGCTTTACTATGTTTTCTACTCCAAGGCCAATGACATGGGACTTGATTCTGATGAAGTGATAGGCCCATACGAGAAGATTGATTCTGCACCATCCATGCAAGTTTCTGATGAAGTGATGGGCCCATATGAGAAGATTGATTCTGCACCATCCACCCAAGAGAAGATTGATTCTGCACTATCCATGCAAGATTCTGATGAAGTGATGGGCCCATTCAAGAAGATTGATTCTGCACCATCCACCCAAGAGAAGATTAATGCTGCATGTTAG